In Variovorax sp. OAS795, a single window of DNA contains:
- a CDS encoding glutathione S-transferase family protein, translating into MTITITAFERSPDGGKGLARDTRVRWALEEAGLPYGVRLVSFKAMKEPAHLALNPFGQIPTYEEGELALFETGAIVLHIAEHHPGLLPADANARARAITWMFAALNTVELPILELVTVKLVEGNMPWKAERLPLVQDRVRARLNQLAASLGDKDWLDGGFSAGDLLMVSVLLRLRPSGLLSEFPTLAAYVARGEARPAYQRAFAAQWAVNAAPSAAGTST; encoded by the coding sequence ATGACCATCACCATCACCGCCTTCGAACGATCGCCGGACGGCGGCAAGGGCCTGGCGCGCGACACGCGCGTGCGCTGGGCGCTGGAGGAGGCCGGCCTGCCTTACGGTGTGCGGCTGGTGTCCTTCAAGGCAATGAAGGAACCCGCGCACCTGGCGCTGAATCCCTTCGGCCAGATTCCCACCTACGAGGAGGGCGAGCTGGCGCTGTTCGAGACCGGCGCGATCGTGCTGCACATCGCCGAGCACCATCCGGGGCTGTTGCCCGCCGATGCCAACGCAAGGGCGCGGGCCATCACGTGGATGTTCGCGGCGCTCAACACGGTCGAGCTGCCCATCCTCGAACTCGTCACCGTCAAGCTGGTGGAGGGCAACATGCCCTGGAAGGCCGAGCGCCTGCCCCTCGTGCAGGACCGGGTGCGCGCCCGCCTGAACCAACTGGCCGCAAGCTTGGGCGACAAAGACTGGCTGGACGGCGGCTTCAGCGCCGGCGACCTGCTGATGGTGTCGGTGCTGCTGAGGCTGCGGCCGTCCGGCCTGCTGAGCGAATTTCCCACGCTGGCCGCCTATGTCGCGCGCGGCGAAGCGCGGCCTGCGTACCAGCGGGCGTTTGCAGCGCAATGGGCGGTCAACGCTGCGCCATCGGCGGCGGGAACGTCGACCTGA
- a CDS encoding RraA family protein, whose product MPYKAIRKNASAAPVAPEILAALREMPVAALSDNMHRNIGSTGLHPYHRPVARTMAGTAVTARSRGGDNLTYLRALEFCRPGDVLVIDAGGDLNNAVVGGILSFYAAHIGVLGVVIDGAIRDVAEVRAREFPVYARGVTHRGPYKDGPGEINVPVSVGGMVVNPGDIVVGDQDGLMAFAPEEAGLLIEKARAHLATEAETIRAMKEGRWDRAFIDALEARCAN is encoded by the coding sequence ATGCCCTACAAAGCCATCCGCAAGAACGCCTCCGCCGCTCCGGTGGCCCCCGAAATCCTTGCCGCACTGCGCGAGATGCCTGTCGCCGCGCTGAGCGACAACATGCACCGCAACATCGGCAGCACCGGCCTGCATCCCTACCACCGTCCGGTGGCGAGGACGATGGCCGGCACGGCCGTGACGGCGCGCTCGCGCGGCGGCGACAACCTCACGTACCTGCGCGCGCTCGAGTTCTGCCGTCCCGGCGACGTGCTGGTGATCGATGCCGGCGGCGACCTCAACAACGCGGTGGTCGGCGGCATCCTCTCGTTCTACGCCGCGCACATCGGCGTGCTGGGCGTGGTGATCGACGGCGCGATCCGCGACGTGGCCGAGGTCCGGGCGCGCGAGTTTCCGGTCTATGCGCGCGGCGTGACCCATCGCGGCCCCTACAAGGACGGGCCCGGCGAGATCAACGTGCCGGTGTCCGTGGGCGGGATGGTCGTCAACCCCGGCGACATCGTGGTCGGCGACCAGGACGGGCTCATGGCTTTTGCGCCGGAAGAAGCCGGGCTGCTGATCGAGAAGGCGCGCGCGCACCTCGCGACGGAAGCGGAAACCATCCGCGCCATGAAGGAAGGCCGCTGGGACCGCGCGTTCATCGACGCGCTCGAGGCGCGCTGCGCCAACTGA
- a CDS encoding aspartate transaminase, translating to MTPSRIAARVRRIKPSPSTSAADRANELRRQGKSIVNLVVGEPDFDTPPHIRQAAAAAIEQGATRYTLMAGTVELRQAIVAKLERENGLRYALNEIIATSGAKSAIYNAFAVTLEPGDEVIIPAPYWVSYPDMVLACEGTPVTVACPETNGFKLAPAQLEAAITPRTRWLLINSPSNPTGASYTADEYRALAEVLQRHPHVMVMTDDIYEHIRFDGGATPHLLAVAPALRERTLVVNGVSKTYAMTGWRIGYAAGPADLVKAMDTLLSQSTGNCCSVSQAAAAAALNGDQGFVAESVAVYRKRRDRTLALVNEIPGLRCTPPPGAFYLYIHCGGLVGKTTPQGKRLEEDGDVVMYLLESKGVAVVAGTAYGLSPYFRLSIATAIETLEEGCARIAQAVAALR from the coding sequence GTGACGCCCTCCCGCATTGCCGCCCGCGTGCGGCGCATCAAGCCCTCGCCCAGCACATCGGCCGCCGACCGCGCCAACGAGCTGCGGCGCCAGGGCAAGTCGATCGTGAACCTGGTGGTGGGCGAGCCCGACTTCGACACCCCGCCCCACATCCGCCAGGCCGCCGCTGCCGCCATCGAGCAAGGCGCGACCCGCTACACGCTGATGGCCGGCACGGTGGAGCTGCGGCAGGCCATCGTCGCCAAGCTGGAGCGCGAAAACGGCCTGCGCTATGCATTGAACGAAATCATCGCCACGAGCGGCGCCAAGAGCGCGATCTACAACGCCTTTGCGGTCACGCTGGAGCCGGGCGACGAGGTGATCATTCCCGCGCCCTACTGGGTGTCGTACCCCGACATGGTGCTGGCCTGCGAAGGCACGCCGGTCACCGTCGCCTGCCCCGAAACCAACGGCTTCAAGCTGGCGCCCGCGCAGCTGGAGGCCGCGATCACGCCGCGCACGCGCTGGCTGCTGATCAACTCGCCCAGCAATCCGACCGGCGCCAGCTACACCGCCGATGAATACCGTGCGCTGGCCGAGGTGCTGCAGCGGCATCCGCACGTCATGGTGATGACCGACGACATCTACGAACACATCCGCTTCGACGGCGGGGCGACGCCGCACCTGCTCGCGGTAGCGCCCGCGCTGCGCGAGCGCACGCTGGTGGTCAACGGCGTCTCGAAAACCTACGCGATGACGGGCTGGCGCATCGGCTATGCGGCCGGTCCGGCCGACCTGGTCAAGGCAATGGACACGCTGCTGTCGCAGTCCACCGGCAACTGCTGCTCGGTGAGCCAGGCGGCCGCGGCCGCCGCCTTGAACGGCGACCAGGGCTTCGTGGCGGAGAGCGTGGCGGTGTACAGGAAGCGGCGCGACCGCACCCTGGCGCTCGTCAACGAGATCCCCGGCCTGCGCTGCACCCCGCCGCCCGGCGCCTTCTACCTCTACATCCATTGCGGCGGCCTGGTCGGCAAGACCACGCCGCAAGGCAAGCGGCTGGAAGAAGACGGCGACGTGGTGATGTACCTGCTCGAGAGCAAGGGCGTGGCCGTGGTCGCGGGCACCGCCTATGGCCTGTCGCCCTACTTCCGCCTTTCCATCGCCACCGCCATCGAGACGCTCGAGGAAGGCTGCGCACGCATCGCGCAAGCAGTGGCCGCCCTGCGCTGA
- the nac gene encoding nitrogen assimilation transcriptional regulator NAC: MNLRRLKYFVKIVDIGSLTQAAEVLFIAQPALSQQLATLEGEVRQQLLVRTKRGVTPTEAGKVLYRHAQIILRQCEQARVDMEAAGEGLSGQVSVGLAPGTAASALSLPLLRTVRARHPGILLYLNENYGTTLSELIMNGRMDLAVLYGDKAIHGLSFQPLLKEPLFLVGPAAMPAPAQPVKLVDLRDIELFLPRPYNVVRKLVDAAFVRAGMVPRVVAEIESAFTLTAAIADGLGATILPASMAREVVASCGAWQFQIVEPVIEAPLALCQSDHLPLPEPAQAVKSILLELVVDLAGNFAATPEPGLAALA; encoded by the coding sequence GTGAACCTGCGACGCCTCAAATATTTCGTGAAGATCGTGGACATCGGCAGCCTGACGCAGGCGGCCGAGGTTCTTTTCATCGCCCAGCCCGCGCTGAGCCAGCAGCTGGCCACGCTCGAAGGCGAGGTGCGCCAGCAGCTGCTCGTGCGCACCAAGCGCGGGGTCACGCCCACGGAGGCCGGCAAGGTGCTGTACCGGCATGCGCAGATCATCCTGCGCCAGTGCGAGCAGGCGCGCGTGGACATGGAAGCGGCCGGCGAGGGACTCTCGGGCCAGGTGTCGGTGGGTCTTGCGCCCGGCACGGCGGCCTCCGCGCTTTCATTGCCGCTCTTGCGCACCGTGCGCGCACGCCACCCCGGCATCCTGCTCTACCTGAACGAGAACTACGGCACCACGCTGAGCGAGCTCATCATGAACGGCCGCATGGACCTGGCCGTGCTCTATGGGGACAAGGCGATCCATGGCTTGAGCTTTCAGCCGCTGCTCAAGGAGCCGCTGTTCCTGGTCGGGCCGGCCGCGATGCCGGCGCCGGCGCAGCCGGTGAAGCTGGTCGATCTGCGCGACATCGAACTCTTCCTGCCGCGCCCCTACAACGTGGTGCGCAAGCTGGTCGACGCGGCTTTCGTGCGTGCGGGCATGGTGCCGCGCGTGGTGGCCGAGATCGAATCCGCCTTCACGCTCACGGCGGCCATTGCCGACGGGCTGGGCGCGACCATCCTGCCGGCCTCGATGGCGCGCGAGGTGGTGGCTTCTTGCGGCGCCTGGCAGTTCCAGATCGTCGAGCCGGTCATCGAGGCGCCGCTGGCGCTGTGCCAGTCGGACCACCTGCCGCTTCCCGAACCGGCGCAGGCGGTGAAGAGCATCCTGCTCGAGCTGGTGGTCGACCTCGCGGGCAACTTCGCGGCCACGCCCGAACCCGGGCTGGCCGCGCTGGCCTGA
- a CDS encoding acetyl-CoA carboxylase biotin carboxyl carrier protein subunit, whose protein sequence is MKQEQIKTLIDALAASDLAELEYTEDGSTLRLVKQSALKAVPMARPPAGARHATGAASAETALPEAAADECRAPLHGVVHLQPAPGEPPFVHPGQAVEAGQMLCVIEAMKMFNEVRAEVAATVQSVLVSSGQEVEAGEPLFRFG, encoded by the coding sequence ATGAAGCAGGAACAGATCAAGACGCTCATCGATGCACTCGCCGCTTCGGACCTGGCGGAGCTGGAGTACACGGAAGACGGCAGCACGCTCAGGCTGGTGAAGCAGTCGGCGCTGAAGGCCGTGCCCATGGCACGGCCCCCCGCCGGCGCACGCCATGCAACCGGCGCGGCTTCCGCGGAAACGGCACTGCCGGAGGCCGCCGCGGACGAATGCCGCGCACCGCTCCATGGCGTGGTGCACCTGCAGCCCGCGCCCGGCGAGCCGCCCTTCGTGCACCCGGGACAGGCCGTCGAGGCCGGCCAGATGCTCTGCGTGATCGAGGCCATGAAGATGTTCAACGAAGTCCGCGCCGAGGTCGCCGCCACCGTGCAGTCCGTGCTCGTGAGCTCGGGCCAGGAAGTGGAAGCAGGCGAGCCCCTGTTCCGTTTCGGTTGA
- the accC gene encoding acetyl-CoA carboxylase biotin carboxylase subunit: MFDTVLIANRGEIALRILRACRGLGLRTVVAHSEADSEAGYVAQADQALCIGPSAPGQSYLNQSAILFAAEVSGAQAVHPGYGFLSENAGFAARVAQAGLVFIGPSAACIRTMGDKVSAKRAMRKAGVPCVPGPDEGLPGDPAAVQAIAREIGYPVIVKAAGGGGGRGMRVVHDEAALLDAMALTREEARQAFGNPEVYIEKFLLHPRHIEIQVLADSHGNAVWLGSRDCSLQRRHQKVIEEAPAPGIDDALMAEVGERCAAACRQIGYCGVGTFEFLYEKGAFYFIEMNTRLQVEHPVTEMTAGIDIVQQQLRMARGERLSLSQADVRCQGHAIECRINAENPVTFAPSPGRITGWQVPGGFGVRVDSHANAGYRVPPHYDSMIAKLIVHGSTRTDALGRMRLALAEMRIDGIATNVPLHRELLCDQGFDAGGVDIHHLERWLKQRSVG; encoded by the coding sequence GTGTTCGACACCGTCCTCATTGCGAACCGCGGCGAGATCGCCTTGCGCATCCTGCGCGCGTGCCGCGGCCTGGGCCTTCGGACCGTGGTCGCGCACTCGGAGGCCGACAGCGAAGCCGGCTACGTCGCGCAGGCGGACCAGGCGCTGTGCATCGGTCCGTCCGCGCCGGGGCAGAGCTACCTGAACCAGTCCGCCATCCTGTTCGCCGCCGAAGTCAGCGGGGCCCAGGCCGTCCACCCGGGCTACGGTTTCCTGTCGGAGAACGCGGGATTCGCGGCGCGCGTGGCGCAGGCCGGCCTGGTCTTCATCGGCCCGAGCGCCGCCTGCATCCGCACCATGGGCGACAAGGTCTCGGCCAAGCGCGCGATGCGCAAGGCCGGCGTGCCCTGCGTGCCGGGGCCCGACGAAGGGCTGCCCGGGGACCCGGCCGCCGTGCAGGCCATCGCGCGCGAGATCGGCTACCCCGTGATCGTCAAGGCGGCCGGCGGCGGCGGTGGGCGCGGCATGCGCGTGGTGCACGACGAAGCGGCATTGTTGGATGCGATGGCGCTCACGCGCGAGGAAGCGCGCCAGGCCTTCGGCAACCCCGAGGTCTACATCGAGAAGTTCCTGCTGCACCCGCGGCACATCGAGATCCAGGTGCTGGCCGACAGCCATGGCAACGCCGTGTGGCTTGGCAGCCGCGACTGCTCGCTGCAGCGCCGCCACCAGAAGGTGATCGAGGAAGCACCGGCGCCCGGCATCGACGACGCGCTGATGGCCGAGGTGGGCGAGCGCTGCGCGGCCGCCTGCCGCCAGATCGGCTACTGCGGCGTGGGCACCTTCGAGTTCCTCTATGAGAAGGGCGCGTTTTATTTCATCGAGATGAACACCCGCCTGCAGGTCGAACACCCGGTGACCGAAATGACGGCCGGCATCGACATCGTGCAGCAGCAGCTGCGCATGGCGCGCGGCGAGCGCCTTTCGCTTTCGCAGGCCGATGTGCGCTGCCAGGGCCACGCCATCGAGTGCCGCATCAACGCCGAGAACCCCGTTACCTTCGCGCCATCGCCCGGGCGCATCACTGGCTGGCAGGTGCCCGGCGGCTTCGGCGTGCGCGTCGATTCGCATGCCAACGCCGGCTACCGCGTGCCGCCTCACTACGACTCGATGATCGCCAAGCTGATCGTGCACGGCAGCACGCGCACCGATGCGCTCGGCCGCATGCGCCTCGCGCTCGCGGAGATGCGCATCGACGGCATCGCGACCAACGTGCCGCTGCACCGCGAACTGCTGTGCGACCAGGGCTTTGACGCCGGCGGCGTGGACATCCACCATCTCGAGCGCTGGCTCAAGCAACGGAGCGTGGGATGA
- the pxpB gene encoding 5-oxoprolinase subunit PxpB codes for MTTRQRPSTSLLGTTALLFEPPGEMNLGTQQRIWALAHEAGAWPEIREAVPGMNNLMLTFLRPPRGLEALEALEARLADAWDAAVARPREGRVVELPVVYGGAGGPHLSDVMAHTGLSIERIVELHSAPLYPVYALGSHPGYCYLGGMDARIATPRRKVPVLSIPGGAVSIGGAQTGVSASPGPSGWNTIGSTSMCFFDPAQDPPAALQPGDMIRFRVEGIVR; via the coding sequence ATGACGACCCGGCAACGACCTTCGACCAGCCTGCTGGGCACCACCGCGCTGCTGTTCGAGCCCCCCGGCGAGATGAACCTCGGCACGCAGCAGCGCATCTGGGCGCTGGCGCACGAAGCAGGGGCCTGGCCGGAAATCCGCGAAGCCGTGCCGGGCATGAACAACCTGATGCTGACCTTTCTTCGCCCGCCGCGCGGCCTCGAAGCGCTCGAAGCCCTCGAGGCTCGCCTGGCCGATGCGTGGGATGCGGCGGTCGCCCGGCCGCGCGAAGGCCGCGTGGTCGAGCTGCCTGTGGTCTACGGCGGCGCCGGCGGCCCGCACCTGTCCGACGTGATGGCGCACACCGGCCTCAGCATCGAGCGCATCGTCGAGCTGCACAGCGCGCCGCTCTACCCGGTGTACGCGCTCGGCAGCCATCCGGGCTACTGCTACCTGGGCGGCATGGACGCGCGCATCGCGACACCGCGCCGCAAGGTGCCGGTGTTGAGCATTCCGGGCGGCGCGGTCTCGATCGGCGGCGCGCAGACCGGCGTGTCGGCGTCGCCGGGGCCGAGCGGCTGGAACACCATCGGCAGCACCTCGATGTGCTTCTTCGATCCCGCGCAGGACCCGCCGGCGGCGCTGCAGCCGGGCGACATGATCCGTTTCCGCGTGGAGGGCATCGTCCGATGA
- a CDS encoding biotin-dependent carboxyltransferase family protein yields MIEVLSSAALATVQDLGRTGSLRWGVGTSGAMDNLALAAGNLLLGNALGAAAIEIPVFPFKVRFGEDCAFALTGADCAARLDGQPLLPWWVHQARAGQVLALGLPQGGAQRGTRAMLCVAGGVDVPEVLGSRSTQLRGAFGGHEGRSLRRGDMLRAAGAGAACKTGFGLVPPALAMPLERDGLPAVRVLPAAEYAGFDPASRSAFWAGEWKITSQSDRYGYRLEGEALRPIAPMELRSHGIVPGVIQVPHSGQPIIQMRDAQPSGGYPKFGTVIEADMWRLGQAPIGSRVRFIEADWDEAVAALDEVRAWLDKVARMVELHRAAPGARR; encoded by the coding sequence ATGATCGAAGTGCTTTCATCGGCCGCGCTCGCCACCGTGCAGGACCTGGGGCGCACCGGCAGCCTGCGCTGGGGCGTCGGCACCTCGGGCGCCATGGACAACCTGGCGCTCGCGGCCGGCAACCTGCTGCTGGGCAATGCGCTCGGCGCTGCCGCCATCGAGATCCCGGTGTTCCCGTTCAAGGTGCGCTTTGGCGAGGACTGCGCATTTGCGCTGACCGGTGCCGACTGCGCGGCCCGGCTCGACGGCCAGCCCCTGCTGCCGTGGTGGGTGCACCAGGCGCGCGCCGGGCAGGTGCTGGCGTTGGGCCTGCCGCAAGGCGGCGCGCAGCGCGGCACCCGCGCCATGCTGTGCGTGGCCGGCGGGGTCGACGTGCCCGAAGTGCTGGGCTCGCGCAGCACGCAGCTGCGCGGTGCCTTCGGCGGCCACGAAGGGCGTTCGCTGCGGCGAGGCGACATGCTGCGCGCGGCCGGTGCGGGCGCGGCATGCAAGACCGGCTTCGGACTGGTGCCGCCCGCGCTCGCAATGCCGCTCGAACGCGACGGCCTGCCGGCCGTGCGCGTCTTGCCCGCGGCCGAATACGCGGGCTTCGATCCCGCGTCGCGTAGCGCCTTCTGGGCCGGCGAATGGAAGATCACTTCGCAGAGCGACCGCTACGGCTACCGCCTCGAAGGCGAGGCGCTGCGCCCCATCGCGCCGATGGAGTTGCGTTCGCACGGCATCGTGCCCGGTGTGATCCAGGTGCCGCACAGCGGGCAGCCGATCATCCAGATGCGGGACGCCCAGCCCTCCGGCGGCTACCCCAAGTTCGGCACGGTGATCGAGGCCGACATGTGGCGCCTCGGGCAGGCGCCGATCGGCAGCCGCGTGCGCTTCATCGAAGCCGATTGGGACGAGGCGGTGGCTGCCCTCGACGAAGTGCGCGCCTGGCTCGACAAGGTGGCGCGCATGGTCGAACTGCACCGCGCTGCGCCCGGGGCAAGGCGCTGA
- a CDS encoding biotin/lipoyl-containing protein has product MRDVALHASLFAAWLADTDIGLFELRTPNGTLRLGRQGDDIVELPVEPSDAQGAAGAALVTVKAPTVGVFLHGHPLGNAPLVRIGERVTAGQTVGLMQIGPLLLPVAAAEAGKIAAVCVGHGLSAGYGTPLVELQPL; this is encoded by the coding sequence ATGCGGGACGTCGCGCTGCACGCCAGCCTGTTCGCCGCGTGGCTGGCCGACACGGACATCGGCCTGTTCGAACTGCGCACGCCCAACGGCACGCTGCGCCTGGGACGGCAGGGCGACGACATCGTCGAACTGCCCGTCGAACCGTCCGACGCGCAGGGCGCGGCCGGGGCGGCGCTTGTCACGGTCAAGGCCCCCACGGTCGGCGTTTTCCTGCACGGCCATCCGCTCGGCAACGCACCGTTGGTCCGCATCGGCGAACGCGTGACGGCCGGCCAGACCGTCGGCCTGATGCAGATCGGGCCGCTGCTTCTGCCCGTCGCTGCGGCCGAGGCGGGCAAGATTGCCGCCGTGTGCGTCGGCCATGGCCTTTCTGCCGGCTACGGCACGCCGCTGGTCGAACTGCAACCCCTCTGA
- a CDS encoding 5-oxoprolinase subunit PxpA translates to MDIDLNADLGEGFGPWRMGEDEALLDIVSSANVACGFHAGDPVIMDRTVRMALARGVDVGAHVGFPDLLGFGRRPMQIEPEELVACVLYQLSALDGMARTAGHRMTHMSFHGALGNMAAADAALAEPLVRAVADFNPALIISSSASRAIEDAAARSGLRVRTTFLADRACGDDGLLVPRKLPDAVIHDRGAVLARVRQLLEQGTVTSYSGREIPMRAHSILLHGDTPGAVELARAVREVVEQAGRVVPISRQRD, encoded by the coding sequence ATGGACATCGACCTGAACGCAGACCTCGGCGAAGGCTTCGGCCCCTGGCGCATGGGCGAGGACGAGGCGCTGCTGGACATCGTCTCTTCCGCCAACGTGGCCTGCGGCTTCCATGCGGGCGACCCCGTCATCATGGACCGCACCGTGCGCATGGCGCTTGCCCGGGGCGTCGACGTGGGGGCGCACGTGGGCTTTCCCGACTTGCTCGGGTTCGGCCGCCGGCCGATGCAGATCGAGCCCGAGGAACTCGTGGCCTGCGTGCTCTACCAACTGAGCGCGCTGGACGGCATGGCGCGCACGGCCGGCCACCGCATGACGCACATGAGCTTTCACGGCGCGCTCGGCAACATGGCCGCGGCCGATGCCGCGCTTGCCGAGCCGCTGGTGCGCGCAGTGGCGGATTTCAATCCGGCGCTCATCATCAGCTCTTCCGCCAGCCGTGCCATCGAGGATGCAGCCGCGCGCTCGGGCCTGCGCGTGCGCACCACCTTCCTGGCCGACCGCGCCTGCGGCGACGACGGCCTGCTGGTGCCGCGCAAGCTGCCCGACGCGGTGATCCACGACCGGGGCGCGGTGCTGGCGCGCGTGCGCCAGCTGCTGGAGCAGGGCACCGTCACCAGCTACAGCGGCCGGGAGATCCCGATGCGCGCCCATTCCATCCTGCTGCACGGCGACACGCCCGGCGCGGTGGAACTGGCCCGCGCGGTGCGGGAGGTGGTCGAGCAGGCGGGGCGCGTCGTGCCAATCTCCAGGCAGCGGGACTAG
- a CDS encoding SDR family oxidoreductase, with amino-acid sequence MPFSDYKTALVTGASSGIGAAVVERLCKEGLQVHALARSADKLAELAARTGCIPHAIDVSDLAGITRITQEVAFDVLVNNAGVDRPGSILKADAEGIDLLVDVNLRAVLHLCRLVVPGMATRDRGHVVNISSIAAAYNFGGNSTYHATKAAVSMLSRQLRIDVFGRRVRVTEICPGRVATDIFAHVHGDSEETYKRFVEGYELPQAEDIANAIAFAIAAPIAVNVGHMEITPTLQVPGGLSTARPEAPQA; translated from the coding sequence ATGCCGTTTTCCGACTACAAGACCGCGCTGGTGACGGGAGCCTCCTCGGGCATCGGCGCCGCCGTCGTCGAGCGCCTCTGCAAGGAAGGTCTCCAGGTCCATGCGCTGGCGCGCAGCGCCGACAAGCTGGCCGAGCTGGCCGCGCGCACCGGCTGCATTCCGCACGCCATCGACGTGAGCGACCTCGCAGGCATCACCCGTATCACGCAGGAGGTGGCGTTCGACGTGCTGGTCAACAATGCCGGGGTCGACCGCCCGGGTTCGATTCTGAAGGCCGACGCCGAGGGCATCGACCTGCTGGTCGACGTGAACCTGCGCGCCGTGCTGCACCTGTGCCGCCTCGTGGTGCCCGGCATGGCCACGCGCGACCGGGGCCACGTGGTCAACATCAGTTCCATTGCCGCGGCCTACAACTTCGGCGGCAACAGCACCTACCACGCAACCAAGGCGGCCGTGAGCATGCTGTCGCGCCAGCTGCGCATCGACGTCTTCGGAAGGCGCGTGCGGGTGACCGAGATCTGCCCCGGCCGCGTGGCCACGGACATTTTTGCGCACGTGCACGGCGATTCCGAGGAAACCTACAAGCGCTTCGTCGAAGGCTACGAGCTGCCGCAGGCGGAGGACATCGCCAACGCCATTGCCTTTGCGATTGCGGCGCCCATCGCCGTCAACGTGGGCCACATGGAGATCACGCCCACGCTGCAGGTGCCGGGCGGACTCTCGACCGCGCGGCCGGAAGCGCCGCAGGCCTGA
- a CDS encoding amino acid ABC transporter permease: MKDFDLLAILLKPEFSAMLWHGLQETLKIAAGSWLLAMAMAVVLLVVRLTPSRLAERLVAGYVSYHRNVPTLVQLMLWYFGIFSLLPDALQGWLSAHNAETILSIVALGLCQAAYFSEDMRSGLRSIPAGQAEAARALGHGYIGSMRHVMLPQAIRNAVPALVNHSVSLFKNSSLAMAIGVAELTHAVKEIESQSFRTFEAYSMATVLYLVCSLLIMAVGGWLSRRYRVAGAR; encoded by the coding sequence ATGAAGGACTTCGACCTGCTGGCGATCCTGCTCAAGCCCGAATTCAGCGCGATGCTCTGGCACGGGCTGCAGGAGACGCTGAAGATCGCGGCCGGCTCCTGGCTGCTGGCCATGGCCATGGCGGTCGTGCTGCTGGTCGTGCGCCTCACGCCGAGCCGGCTGGCCGAACGCCTGGTGGCCGGCTATGTTTCCTATCACCGCAACGTGCCGACGCTGGTGCAGCTCATGCTCTGGTATTTCGGCATCTTCAGCCTGCTGCCCGATGCGCTGCAGGGCTGGCTCTCGGCGCACAACGCGGAGACGATTCTCTCGATCGTCGCGCTCGGCCTGTGCCAGGCAGCGTATTTCAGCGAGGACATGCGTTCGGGCCTGCGCTCCATTCCGGCCGGGCAGGCCGAGGCCGCGCGTGCGCTCGGCCATGGCTACATCGGTTCGATGCGCCACGTGATGCTGCCGCAGGCCATCCGCAACGCGGTGCCGGCGTTGGTGAACCACAGCGTGTCGCTGTTCAAGAACAGCAGCCTGGCCATGGCGATCGGCGTGGCCGAGCTGACCCATGCGGTGAAGGAAATCGAGAGCCAGAGCTTTCGCACCTTCGAGGCCTACAGCATGGCGACGGTGCTGTACCTGGTGTGCTCGCTGCTGATCATGGCGGTGGGCGGCTGGCTGTCGCGTCGCTACCGCGTCGCCGGAGCAAGGTAG
- a CDS encoding amino acid ABC transporter permease, with translation MFSVYEILRDNWLLLLVGQYPSGPLGGIVATLILSVLGIVLAFPLSVLLALARLSPWRVLRWPATVLVYVVRGVPLLMVILWVYFLVPILIGREVSGFTTMLCTLVIYEGAYLSEVVRAGIQALPKGQTEAARALGHGHLGTMWFVILPQALYNMLPSMLSQFISTIKETTLGYVINVQELTFAANQINNQLLTKPFQVFFILAMTYYVVCFSLTQLTQWLERRIAHKRLGAASVKASQDGVSLPPPVAANP, from the coding sequence ATGTTCAGCGTCTACGAGATCCTTCGCGACAACTGGCTGCTGCTGCTGGTCGGCCAGTATCCCAGCGGCCCGCTCGGCGGCATCGTCGCCACCTTGATCCTCTCGGTGCTGGGCATCGTGCTGGCGTTTCCGCTCTCGGTGCTGCTCGCGCTTGCGCGGCTCTCGCCCTGGCGCGTCCTGCGCTGGCCGGCCACGGTGCTGGTCTACGTGGTGCGCGGCGTGCCGCTCCTGATGGTGATCCTGTGGGTCTATTTCCTGGTGCCCATCCTGATCGGGCGCGAGGTGTCGGGCTTCACCACCATGCTGTGCACGCTGGTGATCTACGAGGGCGCCTACCTGTCGGAGGTGGTGCGCGCCGGTATCCAGGCCTTGCCCAAGGGCCAGACCGAAGCGGCGCGTGCGCTCGGCCACGGCCACCTGGGCACCATGTGGTTCGTGATCCTGCCGCAGGCGCTCTACAACATGCTGCCGAGCATGCTGAGCCAGTTCATCTCCACCATCAAGGAGACCACGCTGGGCTATGTCATCAACGTGCAGGAGCTGACCTTTGCGGCCAACCAGATCAACAACCAGTTGCTGACCAAGCCGTTCCAGGTGTTCTTCATCCTGGCGATGACGTACTACGTCGTCTGCTTCAGCCTGACCCAGCTCACGCAATGGCTGGAGCGGCGCATCGCCCACAAGCGGCTCGGCGCCGCGTCCGTGAAGGCATCGCAAGACGGTGTCTCGCTGCCGCCTCCGGTGGCGGCGAACCCGTGA